In Nocardia yunnanensis, one DNA window encodes the following:
- a CDS encoding FHA domain-containing protein → MSNSMLVIVLSLSTAVLIAVNVVQLMTVKKGRGRRIRFVATRLALVFGVRLRRSRGGAVVKHAGTQRVSPVQRGNGPVLAFEEASMPDSPRAEPAAPPTDLAAETRPITGDQNPRTSVHPAWLKGIRGSALDVLLADGAFVVGRSSDCDLKIDDPRVSRRHLVLENGSHGWSLTDLGTANGTFVNDRRAEPRRALPLVSGDVITLGGAAFVLTVRADSAEPLRLRTGASSVRGGRPINEDAFCTSSHLVAVADGVGGRPAGEVAAGIAIDLVRASNSNLPWPHLVSAMEAVIRARSADEPDAVGMATTLEAVRLGNREGRPVMLGVHIGDGLTILDDGVQLRELTVPHTLGAQLARKDHPEARRHPERGRLLRGIGLPDAAPDLWCENAVAGQRYILSTDGIVKALGPNRLAAALAGLRHNDPPVAAAALIDLALRSTGIAPQQMDNLTVVIADVCVVKTPKARGEDQAMDVGSRAITTGRR, encoded by the coding sequence ATGAGCAATTCGATGCTGGTGATCGTCCTATCGCTGAGCACCGCGGTGCTGATCGCCGTCAACGTGGTTCAACTGATGACCGTCAAAAAGGGACGAGGGCGGCGAATTCGTTTTGTCGCGACTCGCTTGGCTCTCGTCTTCGGAGTTCGGCTGCGACGTTCGCGGGGCGGCGCGGTCGTGAAACATGCGGGGACACAACGTGTTTCGCCGGTCCAGCGGGGCAATGGCCCCGTGCTGGCGTTCGAGGAGGCTTCCATGCCGGACAGCCCGCGAGCGGAACCCGCGGCTCCGCCGACCGACCTCGCAGCCGAGACCAGGCCGATCACCGGAGATCAGAATCCCCGGACCAGCGTCCATCCGGCGTGGTTGAAGGGTATCCGCGGATCTGCTCTGGATGTACTCCTGGCAGACGGCGCCTTCGTCGTGGGGCGCTCCAGTGACTGCGACCTGAAAATCGACGATCCGAGGGTCAGCCGTCGTCACTTGGTGCTGGAAAACGGTTCGCACGGTTGGTCTTTGACGGATTTGGGCACCGCGAACGGAACCTTCGTCAATGATCGGCGCGCCGAGCCGCGGCGAGCGCTGCCGCTGGTCTCCGGTGACGTCATCACCCTCGGCGGTGCGGCCTTCGTACTGACTGTGCGGGCGGACAGCGCCGAACCGTTGCGGCTGCGCACGGGCGCCTCCTCGGTCCGCGGTGGACGACCCATCAACGAGGACGCGTTCTGCACGAGTAGTCATCTCGTGGCCGTGGCCGACGGCGTGGGAGGCCGCCCGGCCGGTGAGGTGGCGGCCGGCATCGCCATCGACCTGGTGCGAGCATCCAACAGTAATCTGCCCTGGCCACACCTGGTTTCGGCCATGGAGGCCGTGATTCGTGCGCGTTCCGCCGACGAGCCGGACGCCGTCGGGATGGCGACGACATTGGAGGCCGTGCGTCTCGGCAACCGCGAGGGCCGCCCAGTCATGCTGGGCGTTCACATCGGCGACGGGCTCACGATCCTCGACGACGGAGTGCAGCTGCGAGAGCTCACCGTCCCGCACACGCTCGGTGCGCAACTGGCTCGCAAAGACCATCCCGAGGCGCGGCGGCACCCGGAGCGCGGCAGGCTGCTGCGCGGCATCGGCCTCCCGGACGCCGCACCGGATCTGTGGTGCGAGAACGCGGTAGCGGGACAGCGATACATCCTGTCGACCGACGGCATCGTCAAAGCGCTAGGACCGAACCGGCTCGCCGCGGCCCTTGCCGGACTGCGACACAACGATCCTCCGGTCGCCGCGGCAGCGCTGATAGACCTTGCGCTGCGTTCGACCGGCATCGCGCCGCAGCAGATGGACAACCTGACCGTGGTCATCGCGGATGTCTGCGTCGTGAAGACGCCGAAGGCTCGGGGAGAGGACCAAGCGATGGATGTTGGAAGTCGCGCGATTACGACAGGACGAAGGTGA
- a CDS encoding DUF4407 domain-containing protein produces MGADGEPLTFDRTRYFVVGLSVVITALFAFAAMTTAAALMVGHLSWGFVGLGALWSAFIFNIDRWVVSSFDYDFDGKPGRAQRWGLTAVRLCIALLIAFSISEPLLMVIFRSEIQAALAEQRIRDVRAAGDEIRADSRYQMQDSPEARALADATAANASALARQRAANDAVDEELSGRGGSGVAGIGDRALEREADLRQADTEVTASAAALDVAQRAYTDKASRLADERDGAITARVREISDRAPGLIDRERALGALAQREFVVDFTQWLVRGLLFMIDLTPALLKMFSPQTLFERQQRMRARRLASEADRDVASAIQISAEKRELDSAAAVFELERWARVRDEEVARETDLALRKVIADHAHEVDERGYDPLASVGLLVAARRSNRTKSTDGEPDSTSGEPGGSTAGPRNETREDITLDDDGDDGGIAFDQPRRRNGAGRPGEGVTQLVGGRWRLGHPLVEPGAPVAWRTAFFAEDALDRRNRKKYFVVKRVYPVHGASGRPPVLNELHSLPIGLEISPFVAPVVQGGYDPDFGYFVVTPFYKNGTLAALMESEERHLTLHNALVYTEQILQGLETVFAERNRVHLDIKPSNIALDDRNIRIIDWGLATGLGIEDDAPIGYSLWYAPPEQVTATSGDKSWPSGRCDVRAVGATLYSLVTGAPPLFLEARNAGLLTERGGLKKHRQPEFERMLTLTQPATLDSFFAINEGWNREELQPLSDLVGRWLDPDPARRCPATEILSSAQSVALEDLRAVSAQLVGKKASSLLREVGGDRLVKHPLIPVDLPAQVPVPRSHHTVDTIVGEAAVGYKEAGI; encoded by the coding sequence ATGGGCGCTGACGGCGAACCTCTGACCTTCGACCGCACGCGATATTTCGTCGTCGGTCTGTCGGTCGTGATCACCGCGCTGTTCGCGTTCGCCGCCATGACGACCGCCGCAGCGTTGATGGTGGGACATCTGTCGTGGGGATTCGTCGGGCTGGGCGCGCTCTGGTCCGCGTTCATCTTCAATATCGACCGCTGGGTCGTATCGTCCTTCGATTACGACTTCGACGGCAAACCGGGCAGAGCTCAGCGCTGGGGTTTGACCGCGGTGCGACTGTGCATTGCGCTGCTGATCGCGTTCTCGATCTCCGAACCGCTGTTGATGGTGATCTTTCGCTCCGAGATCCAGGCCGCGTTGGCCGAGCAGAGAATTCGTGACGTTCGCGCGGCCGGCGACGAGATCCGTGCCGATTCGCGCTACCAGATGCAGGACTCGCCCGAGGCACGAGCGCTGGCGGACGCGACCGCGGCGAACGCCAGTGCGCTGGCTCGACAGCGAGCAGCCAACGACGCGGTCGACGAAGAACTCAGCGGCCGAGGCGGGAGCGGTGTAGCGGGCATCGGCGACCGTGCCCTCGAGCGAGAAGCCGATCTGCGCCAGGCCGATACCGAAGTCACCGCCAGCGCGGCCGCGCTCGACGTCGCGCAGCGCGCCTATACCGACAAAGCCTCGCGACTCGCCGACGAACGTGATGGCGCGATCACGGCACGCGTGCGTGAGATCTCCGATCGCGCGCCCGGTCTGATCGATCGTGAGCGAGCGTTGGGCGCGCTGGCCCAGCGCGAGTTCGTGGTGGATTTCACCCAGTGGCTGGTGCGCGGCCTGCTGTTCATGATCGACCTCACGCCCGCCCTGCTCAAGATGTTCTCACCGCAGACGCTGTTCGAGCGGCAGCAGCGGATGCGGGCGCGACGGCTGGCCTCGGAGGCGGACCGGGATGTCGCCTCGGCCATTCAGATCTCCGCCGAGAAGCGAGAACTCGACTCCGCTGCAGCGGTTTTCGAGCTCGAGCGCTGGGCTCGCGTGCGGGATGAGGAGGTGGCACGTGAAACCGATCTGGCGTTGCGGAAGGTCATCGCCGACCATGCGCACGAGGTGGACGAGCGAGGCTACGATCCGCTCGCGTCCGTCGGTTTGCTGGTTGCGGCCCGGCGGTCGAACCGAACGAAAAGCACTGATGGTGAGCCGGATTCCACTTCCGGCGAGCCCGGTGGATCGACGGCCGGACCACGCAACGAAACCCGCGAGGACATCACGCTCGATGATGATGGCGACGACGGTGGCATCGCCTTCGATCAGCCGCGCCGCCGCAATGGCGCGGGCCGGCCGGGCGAGGGCGTCACGCAATTGGTCGGGGGCCGTTGGCGACTCGGTCACCCGCTGGTCGAACCCGGTGCGCCCGTTGCCTGGCGCACGGCATTCTTTGCCGAAGACGCCCTGGACCGGCGGAATCGGAAGAAGTATTTCGTCGTGAAGCGGGTCTATCCGGTACACGGAGCCAGCGGGCGTCCGCCGGTGCTCAACGAATTGCATTCGCTGCCCATCGGTTTGGAGATCAGCCCCTTTGTCGCGCCGGTGGTCCAGGGCGGCTACGATCCGGACTTCGGCTATTTCGTCGTCACGCCGTTCTACAAGAACGGCACGTTGGCCGCTCTCATGGAGTCCGAGGAGCGGCATCTGACCCTGCACAACGCCCTGGTGTATACCGAGCAGATTCTGCAAGGGCTGGAAACCGTTTTCGCCGAACGGAACCGGGTCCACCTGGACATCAAGCCGTCCAATATCGCGTTGGACGACAGGAACATCCGGATCATCGACTGGGGACTGGCAACGGGGCTCGGCATCGAGGACGACGCCCCGATCGGATACTCGCTGTGGTACGCACCGCCCGAACAGGTGACGGCGACGTCGGGCGACAAGTCGTGGCCTTCGGGGCGCTGTGACGTCCGGGCCGTCGGTGCGACGCTGTACAGCCTGGTCACCGGCGCTCCTCCGCTGTTTCTCGAGGCGCGTAACGCTGGACTGCTGACCGAGCGCGGCGGCCTGAAGAAGCACCGGCAGCCGGAGTTCGAGCGGATGCTGACCCTCACCCAGCCGGCCACACTGGACTCCTTCTTCGCGATCAACGAGGGGTGGAATCGTGAGGAGCTGCAGCCGCTGTCGGACCTGGTCGGCAGATGGCTGGATCCCGACCCGGCGCGGCGGTGTCCCGCCACCGAGATCCTCTCCAGCGCACAGTCCGTCGCGCTCGAGGATCTGCGGGCGGTGTCCGCTCAGCTGGTCGGCAAGAAAGCATCCAGCCTGTTGCGCGAGGTGGGTGGCGACCGACTCGTCAAACACCCCCTGATCCCGGTGGACCTGCCCGCCCAGGTGCCGGTGCCGAGAAGCCATCACACCGTGGACACGATCGTCGGCGAGGCCGCGGTGGGCTACAAGGAGGCAGGGATATGA
- a CDS encoding DeoR/GlpR family DNA-binding transcription regulator: MTAPAEKSQRWNRLLELLAATGRLTVEEAAARLGVSPATVRRDFTALADQQLATRTHGGIVATAVAYDLPARYRTGDEAKQRVAEHAAALIDPAEVVALNGGTTTTAVARAIAGRTDLPTSADHELTIVTNALNIAAELVLRPHLRTICLGGLARRESYELHGPLAALALAELRLDTVILGVGAISATGGAQCRHLDEAGINAEMVRRAGRVIAVATADKLGRTALARICPIEAIHILVVDRDADPAPLAAIRDAGVDVHLV, translated from the coding sequence ATGACCGCTCCCGCGGAGAAATCCCAGCGCTGGAATCGCCTGCTGGAGTTGCTCGCCGCCACCGGCCGCCTCACCGTCGAGGAGGCCGCCGCACGACTGGGCGTCTCCCCGGCCACGGTCCGCCGCGACTTCACCGCCCTTGCCGACCAGCAACTGGCCACCCGCACCCACGGCGGCATCGTCGCCACCGCCGTCGCCTACGACCTCCCCGCCCGCTACCGCACCGGCGACGAGGCCAAACAACGCGTCGCCGAACACGCTGCCGCCCTGATAGATCCGGCCGAAGTCGTCGCCCTCAACGGCGGCACCACCACCACCGCGGTAGCCCGCGCCATCGCCGGTCGCACCGACCTCCCCACCTCCGCCGACCACGAACTCACCATCGTCACCAACGCCCTCAACATCGCCGCCGAACTGGTCCTGCGCCCCCACCTGCGCACCATCTGCCTGGGCGGCCTGGCCCGCCGCGAATCCTACGAACTACACGGCCCCCTCGCCGCCCTCGCCCTCGCCGAATTACGCCTGGACACAGTAATTCTCGGCGTCGGCGCGATCTCGGCAACGGGCGGCGCCCAATGCCGACACCTGGACGAGGCGGGCATCAACGCCGAAATGGTCCGCCGCGCCGGCCGCGTCATCGCCGTCGCCACCGCCGACAAACTAGGCCGCACAGCCCTGGCCCGCATCTGCCCGATCGAGGCCATCCACATCCTGGTCGTGGACCGGGACGCCGACCCGGCTCCTCTGGCGGCGATCCGGGATGCTGGTGTGGACGTCCATTTAGTCTGA
- a CDS encoding carbohydrate ABC transporter permease — MTARRRWGLTAVGAVLALVFLLPYLVMVLGSLKPRSEILRIPPTYLPQQWRPDNYSTMWHTPETPLPFNLVSTVVIAVFGTLLVLVVAIPAAYYTARRRFPGKALFLGLVLVTQMLQPTVLVTGLLREFFTLGINDTWLAMILVNGAFNLSFAVWILHSFFAGVPIEVEEAAELDGLSRWQILTRVSLPLVWPGIVTATVFAFVSCWNEFAASLVILTTPENQPLSVALTKFVGQYDVAWQYVFAISTVGIVPVVILFALIEKRLVAGLTAGSVK, encoded by the coding sequence ATGACCGCGCGACGACGCTGGGGGCTGACGGCCGTCGGCGCGGTGCTGGCGCTGGTATTCCTGCTGCCGTATCTGGTGATGGTGCTGGGCTCGCTCAAACCGCGCTCGGAGATTCTGCGCATCCCGCCGACCTACCTGCCGCAGCAGTGGCGGCCGGACAACTACTCGACGATGTGGCATACGCCCGAGACGCCGCTGCCGTTCAATCTGGTGAGCACCGTGGTCATTGCGGTGTTCGGGACGCTGCTGGTGCTGGTGGTCGCGATCCCGGCCGCCTATTACACCGCGCGGCGGCGGTTTCCGGGTAAGGCGCTGTTTCTCGGGCTGGTGCTGGTCACCCAGATGTTGCAGCCGACGGTGCTGGTCACCGGTCTGCTGCGGGAGTTCTTCACCCTCGGCATCAACGACACCTGGCTGGCCATGATCCTGGTCAACGGCGCGTTCAATCTGTCGTTCGCGGTGTGGATCCTGCACAGCTTCTTCGCGGGGGTGCCGATCGAGGTGGAGGAGGCCGCCGAACTGGACGGTCTGAGTCGCTGGCAGATCCTTACCCGGGTCAGCCTGCCGCTGGTGTGGCCCGGCATCGTGACCGCGACGGTGTTCGCCTTCGTGTCCTGCTGGAACGAATTCGCCGCCAGCCTGGTCATTCTCACCACGCCGGAGAATCAGCCGCTGTCGGTGGCGCTGACCAAGTTCGTCGGTCAGTACGACGTGGCTTGGCAATATGTCTTCGCCATCTCTACCGTCGGCATCGTGCCCGTAGTCATCCTGTTCGCGCTCATCGAGAAGCGCCTGGTCGCCGGCCTCACCGCCGGCAGCGTGAAATGA